A genomic region of Miscanthus floridulus cultivar M001 chromosome 3, ASM1932011v1, whole genome shotgun sequence contains the following coding sequences:
- the LOC136543094 gene encoding flavin-containing monooxygenase FMO GS-OX-like 8, translating into MASSSKKVCVVGAGVAGLVSARELRREGHDVTVMEQSGGVGGQWLYDPRTDATDPLGVAGAQSSIYASLRLNTPRETTAFSDFPFFPSNDCTGDARRYPVHAEFLRYIRDFCDAFGLMDVVRLNTKVLHVGPLAPRAADDGGVKRWTVRWSSRHGDCEGEVVTAEKVFDAVVVAVGQNTQPRLPTINGMDKWSRKQLHSHSYQAPDAFEDQVVVVVGCHPSGTDFALELREVAREVHISVKSMDDGAVVPGMRKAVSRHHNLHLHLQVECLCEDGQVTFADGSCVVADSIIYCTGYDFSFPFLDTGGLVTIDDNRVGPLFEHTFPPALAPSLSFVGVPRLVVVPRFYEAQARWVAQVLSGRSRLPPEDEMLRSAEEYHRAREAAGVPRRLSHSIFFDMDYCDEFGAKRCGFPLLPEWKKELLCSSVARLRDATESFRDDYRDSDLVREGLQAQGWHTGRPPPPPEDTRVENESLV; encoded by the exons ATGGCGTCGTCGTCCAAGAAGGTGTGCGTGGTCGGCGCCGGCGTCGCAGGACTAGTGTCCGCCCGCGAGCTGCGCCGGGAGGGCCACGACGTGACGGTCATGGAGCAGAGCGGCGGCGTCGGCGGGCAGTGGCTGTACGACCCGAGGACCGACGCCACCGACCCTCTCGGCGTGGCCGGCGCGCAGAGCAGCATCTACGCCTCTCTCCGGCTCAACACGCCCAGGGAGACTACGGCCTTCTCCgacttccccttcttccccagcAACGACTGCACCGGCGACGCCCGGCGGTACCCGGTGCATGCCGAGTTCCTGAGGTACATCAGGGACTTCTGCGACGCGTTCGGGCTCATGGACGTCGTCAGGCTCAACACCAAGGTCCTGCACGTCGGCCCGCTGGCGCCGCGCGCCGCTGACGACGGCGGCGTGAAGCGGTGGACTGTGAGGTGGTCCTCGAGACATGGTGACTGTGAGGGCGAGGTGGTCACCGCGGAGAAGGTGTTCGACGCCGTCGTCGTAGCGGTCGGCCAAAACACCCAGCCAAGGCTCCCTACCATCAACG GCATGGACAAGTGGAGCAGGAAGCAGCTGCATTCGCACTCGTACCAGGCCCCGGACGCGTTCGAGGaccaagtggtggtggtggtcggatGCCACCCGAGCGGCACCGACTTCGCGCTGGAGCTCCGCGAGGTGGCGAGAGAGGTGCACATCAGCGTCAAGTCCATGGACGACGGCGCCGTTGTCCCCGGCATGAGGAAAGCTGTGTCCAGGCACCACAACCTGCACCTGCACCTCCAGGTCGAGTGCTTGTGCGAGGATGGGCAGGTAACGTTCGCCGACGGCTCGTGTGTCGTCGCCGACTCCATCATCTACTGCACTGGGTACGATTTCTCGTTCCCGTTCCTGGACACGGGAGGGCTGGTCACCATCGACGACAACCGCGTCGGCCCGCTGTTCGAGCACACCTTCCCGCCGGCGCTGGCGCCGTCGCTGTCCTTCGTGGGCGTGCCCAGGCTGGTGGTGGTGCCGCGGTTCTATGAGGCGCAGGCGAGGTGGGTGGCGCAGGTGCTGTCCGGCCGGAGTCGACTGCCGCCGGAGGACGAGATGCTGCGCTCCGCCGAGGAGTACCACCGCGCCAGGGAGGCGGCCGGCGTGCCCAGGCGCCTCTCGCACTCCATCTTCTTCGACATGGACTACTGCGACGAGTTTGGGGCCAAGCGCTGCGGCTTCCCGCTCCTGCCGGAGTGGAAGAAGGAGCTCCTGTGCTCGTCCGTTGCAAGACTGCGCGATGCCACGGAGAGCTTCCGTGACGACTACCGCGACAGCGACTTGGTTCGGGAGGGCTTGCAAGCACAGGGCTGGCATaccggccggccgccgccgccgccggaagaCACGAGAGTAGAAAACGAGTCATTAGTATGA
- the LOC136544905 gene encoding flavin-containing monooxygenase FMO GS-OX-like 8, which produces MASSSKKVCVVGAGVSGLVSARELRREGHDVTVMEQSGSVGGQWLYDPRTDASDPLGAAGVHSGVYASLRLNTPRESTGFSDFPFCPSNDGTGDARRYPGHAEFLRYIRQFCDAFGLMDAVRLNTKVLHVGLLAPRGHGGGVARWTVRCSPRHGDCEGEVVTTEETFDAVVVAVGQFTQPRLPTINGMDKWSRRQLHSHSYRVPDSFENQVVVVVGCHASGVDIALELSKVARDVHISVKSLDDDGAVFPGMKKAVSRHHNLHLHVQIDCMCEDGQVVFADGSSVVADAIVYCTGYDYSFPFLDTGGLVTVDDNRVGPLYEHTFPPALAPSLSFVGIPKKVVVPRFFEAQARWVAQVLSGRRSLPPEAEMLRSAEEYNRAREKHLAHDILDDYDYCDEFGEKHCGFPRLESWKKELRWSSITRRRDSTESFRDVYHDDSDFVREGFQAQAQGSLARSKATSSRKCDTGGFV; this is translated from the exons ATGGCGTCGTCGTCGAAGAAGGTGTGCGTGGTCGGCGCCGGCGTCTCAGGGCTGGTATCCGCCCGCGAGCTGCGCCGGGAGGGCCACGACGTGACGGTCATGGAGCAGAGCGGCAGCGTCGGCGGGCAGTGGCTGTACGACCCGAGGACCGACGCCAGCGACCCCCTCGGCGCTGCCGGCGTGCACAGCGGCGTCTACGCCTCTCTCCGGCTCAACACGCCCAGGGAGAGTACGGGCTTCTCCGACTTCCCCTTCTGCCCCAGCAACGACGGCACCGGCGACGCCCGGCGGTACCCGGGGCATGCCGAGTTCCTGAGGTACATCAGGCAGTTCTGCGACGCGTTCGGGCTCATGGACGCCGTCAGGCTCAACACCAAGGTCCTGCACGTCGGCCTGTTGGCGCCGCGCGGCCACGGTGGCGGTGTCGCGCGGTGGACGGTGAGGTGCTCGCCGAGACATGGTGACTGTGAGGGCGAGGTGGTCACCACGGAGGAGACGTtcgacgccgtcgtcgttgccGTCGGCCAATTCACCCAGCCAAGGCTCCCTACAATCAACG GCATGGACAAGTGGAGCAGGAGGCAGCTGCACTCCCACTCGTACAGGGTCCCGGACTCCTTCGAAAACCAAGTGGTGGTGGTCGTGGGATGCCACGCCAGCGGCGTGGACATCGCGCTGGAGCTCTCCAAGGTGGCGAGAGACGTGCACATTAGTGTCAAGTCCTTGGACGACGACGGCGCCGTGTTCCCCGGCATGAAGAAAGCTGTGTCCAGGCACCACAACCTGCACCTCCACGTCCAG ATCGATTGCATGTGCGAGGACGGGCAGGTGGTGTTCGCCGATGGCTCCTCGGTTGTTGCCGACGCCATCGTCTACTGCACCGG GTACGACTACTCGTTCCCGTTCCTGGACACGGGAGGCCTGGTCACCGTTGACGACAACCGCGTCGGCCCGTTGTACGAGCACACGTTCCCGCCGGCGCTGGCGCCGTCGCTGTCCTTCGTGGGCATACCCAAGAAGGTGGTGGTGCCGCGGTTCTTCGAGGCGCAGGCGAGGTGGGTGGCGCAGGTGCTGTCCGGCCGGAGGTCGCTGCCGCCGGAGGCCGAGATGCTGCGCTCCGCGGAGGAGTACAACCGCGCGAGGGAGAAGCACCTGGCGCACGACATCCTCGACGACTATGACTACTGCGATGAGTTCGGGGAGAAGCACTGTGGGTTCCCGCGGCTGGAGAGCTGGAAGAAGGAGCTCCGGTGGTCGTCCATCACAAGGAGACGCGATAGCACGGAGAGCTTCCGTGATGTCTACCACGACGACAGCGACTTCGTTCGGGAGGGATTTCAAGCACAGGCCCAGGGCTCTCTCGCTCGCAGCAAGGCAACAAGTAGCAGAAAATGTGATACGGGAGGGTTCGTTTAA
- the LOC136543095 gene encoding heat shock 70 kDa protein BIP2-like, which translates to MGNSPLTFRPGAAVSSFKRLLGKRFSRVFEREFAQGVKDNQPYKVVEENVQLHVEVKTTNDGAATNVGVEQLTAAVLAKLKEMAEAYLGHRVEAAILTLPLQFSDDASRSAAVYAGRLAGFKAVRVALSEPVAAVVAYGVSRNLNDEGNVAVLHVGGGTAEASVLTFVDGVYEALSSQYEPFFGGQDFDRRIVDHFVLLVRDKHGKDIADDSAALEKLRTACERAKKTLSHQDHAQVTVESLVDGVDLSELLTRAEFEELNKDLFLKVVEMVDRVVSRLKWRPLMRSFLLVEAP; encoded by the exons atggggaattccccgttgacaTTTCGACCAGGGGCCGCTGTCTCCAGCTTTAAGCGCCTCCTCGGCAAAAG ATTCAGTCGCGTTTTCGAGCGGGAATTTGCTCAGGGTGTCAAAGACAATCAGCCATACAAGGTCGTCGAGGAGAACGTGCAGCTTCACGTCGAGGTGAAGACGACCAACGACGGCGCAGCCACGAACGTCGGCGTCGAGCAGCTCACGGCCGCGGTTCTGGCCAAGCTTAAGGAGATGGCGGAGGCGTACCTTGGCCACCGGGTGGAGGCCGCCATCCTCACCCTCCCGCTGCAGTTCTCCGACGACGCGTCCAGGTCCGCGGCAGTGTACGCCGGCAGGCTTGCCGGCTTCAAGGCCGTGAGGGTGGCGCTCAGCGAGCCTGTCGCGGCCGTCGTCGCCTACGGAGTCAGCAGGAACCTGAACGATGAGGGCAACGTTGCCGTGCTGCACGTCGGCGGCGGCACGGCCGAGGCGAGCGTCCTGACGTTCGTGGACGGCGTTTATGAAGCGTTGAGCTCGCAGTATGAGCCTTTCTTTGGAGGACAGGACTTCGACCGGAGGATCGTGGACCACTTCGTCCTACTTGTCAGGGACAAGCATGGGAAGGACATTGCCGACGACAGCGCTGCTCTCGAGAAGCTGAGGACGGCGTGTGAGCGTGCCAAGAAGACGTTGAGCCACCAGGATCATGCGCAAGTGACTGTCGAATCGCTTGTCGACGGCGTGGATTTGTCGGAGCTGCTGACGCGTGCTGAGTTTGAGGAACTGAACAAGGACCTGTTCCTCAAAGTTGTAGAGATGGTGGATAGGGTGGTGTCACGGCTGAAGTGGAGACCATTGATGAGGTCCTTCTTATTGGTGGAAGCACCGTGA